AGTAAAATAATTAATTCTACAAATAAATTTTAAATTTTATAGCATATTTTAGAAATATAAATAATAAATATATGTTGTATGAATGAATTGAAACTAAGGGAAAGAGGGGTTATGATGGACAATTTAATGTTAAACAATAAAATTTATTTAGAAGGAACGGTGGTTGAGGATTTAGAATTCAGTCACGAAATGTACGGAGAAGGATTTTATAATTTTAAAATGGAAGTTTCAAGATTAAGCGATGTATCAGATATATTAAATATAACTGTATCTGAAAGATTGTTAGCAGATATGGAACTAAAAGTAGGTATGGACATTATAGTAGAAGGCCAGCTAAGATCTTATAATAAATTTGTAGATGGAAGTAATAGACTTATATTAACTGTGTTTGCAAGAAACATAGAATATTGTATTGAAAAAAGTAAAAATCCTAATGAAATATTTTTAGATGGATATATATGTAAGGAACCTATATATAGGACAACTCCTTTCGGTAGAGAAATTGCTGATTTATTATTGGCAGTAAATAGACCTTATAATAAGTCAGATTATATTCCTAATATATCATGGGGAAGAAATGCTAGATTTTGTAAGACATTGCAGGTGGGAGATAATATAAGAGTTTGGGGAAGATTACAAAGTAGATATTACCAGAAGAGAATTTCAGAGGATCAAACTATTACTAAAGTAGCTTATGAAGTATCTATATCTAAGATGGAGAAAGCAGGAGATGAGCAAGCAGAGGAATGTGATTACGAAGAAAGTTATGATATGGATAATATAAAAGAAAAACATGCATAAAAAACAGTATGTACAACTTTTGAAGTTGTACATACTGTTCTTAGTATATTTAAGGAATTAATAGAATTATATTTTAAATTAAAAGATAGTGTTAAGATTAAACATTAGAAATTTATTTTCTTAAGTCATCTAAAAGTTTGGTTTTATCTTTAGTTTTCACATCTACTTCTTTTATTATTTTAGCTGGAGCACCAGCAACTACTACATTTTCTGGTACGTCAGTAGTAACTATAGAACCTGCAGCAACTACAGAACCTTTACCAATTTTTATTCCTTCTAATATAACAGCATTTGCTCCTATAAGAACATTATCTTCAATAGTACAAGGATCACTACTAGGTGGCTCTAAAACACCTGCAACTACAGCACCAGCACCTAAATGTACGTTTTTGCCAAGTTTTCCTCTAGCACCAACTACAGCATTCATATCTACCATAGTTCCTTCTCCTATTTCAGCTCCTATATTTATAACAGCACCCATCATAATAACAGCATTATCGCCTATTACAACTTTATCTCTTATTATAGCACCTGGTTCTATTCTAGCGTTTATTTTAAGCATATCAAGTAAAGGAATTGCAGACTTTCTTCTATCTTGTTCTATTCTACAATTTTTTATTTTTTCCTTATTTTTTTCTATAATAGTTAATATTTCTTCTGATTCTCCAAATAATATATATAAATTCCCACTATTAAATTTTTCTATATTTTTAAAATCACAATTTGAAAGGTCTCCTTCTATGTAGGCTTTTATAGGAGTTGATTTTTTTGCTTCTTTTATGTATCTAGCTATTTCATATGGATCTGTTAAATTATAACTCATTATCGTTCCTCCTTATTTTATAATAACACTATTATAATAAATATTAATGTTTAAATAAAGGGGGTATTTAATATACATGAAAATAATAGTAAAATAATAGTATAATAAGTAGAAATAAAGGTGGTGATTTTTAGTGGATTATATAAAAAATCAAGAAATTATATCAAGAAAAGTTCAAAACATAGAAATTTCTGGCATAAGGAGATTTTTTAATAAAGTTTCAAATTATAAAGATGTTATTTCACTAACTTTAGGGCAACCAGATTTTAAAGTGCCAAGAAGGATAAAAGAGGAATTGGTAAAATCAATAGAAGAAGATAAAACAACTTATACATCTAATTCAGGATTAAGAGAGTTAAGATTAGAGATAGAAAAATATCTTAAGACTATGAATATTAATTATGATGCAGAAGAAATATGCATAACAGTAGGTGGAAGTGAGGGCTTAATGTGTGTATTTTCTACATTATTAAATGAAGGAGATAAAGTTTTAATACCAACACCTGCATATCCAGCTTATGAAAGCTGTGTAAAACTATTAGGAGGAACAGTATTAAATTATAAATTAAAAGATAATTTTTCTGTAGACTTTTCATACTTAGAAAATATAATAAAAGAAGAAAAGCCTAAAGTTATGGTATTATCTTATCCATCGAATCCTACAGGGGCTATACTTTCTAAAGAAGAAAATTATAAGTTATATAAAATAATAAAGGAAAATAATATTATTGTAATAAGTGATGAAATATATAGCTCATTATGTTTTGAAGAAAATTATTATTCAATAGCTCAGTATAAAGATATAAAGGAT
Above is a window of Clostridium sporogenes DNA encoding:
- a CDS encoding single-stranded DNA-binding protein produces the protein MMDNLMLNNKIYLEGTVVEDLEFSHEMYGEGFYNFKMEVSRLSDVSDILNITVSERLLADMELKVGMDIIVEGQLRSYNKFVDGSNRLILTVFARNIEYCIEKSKNPNEIFLDGYICKEPIYRTTPFGREIADLLLAVNRPYNKSDYIPNISWGRNARFCKTLQVGDNIRVWGRLQSRYYQKRISEDQTITKVAYEVSISKMEKAGDEQAEECDYEESYDMDNIKEKHA
- a CDS encoding aminotransferase class I/II-fold pyridoxal phosphate-dependent enzyme; translation: MDYIKNQEIISRKVQNIEISGIRRFFNKVSNYKDVISLTLGQPDFKVPRRIKEELVKSIEEDKTTYTSNSGLRELRLEIEKYLKTMNINYDAEEICITVGGSEGLMCVFSTLLNEGDKVLIPTPAYPAYESCVKLLGGTVLNYKLKDNFSVDFSYLENIIKEEKPKVMVLSYPSNPTGAILSKEENYKLYKIIKENNIIVISDEIYSSLCFEENYYSIAQYKDIKDKVILVSGFSKMFSMTGLRIGYVCAKNEFINSIIKVHQYNVSCAPSICQWGAYAGLKYCMEDVAYMKEEFIKRRDFVYDRLKYMGIDTYLPKGAFYIFPSIKKYNMTSEEFSERLLKEAKVAIVPGSAFGEKGEGYIRISYAYSMEQLNEALNRMEAWLNKITT
- the dapD gene encoding 2,3,4,5-tetrahydropyridine-2,6-dicarboxylate N-acetyltransferase; the encoded protein is MSYNLTDPYEIARYIKEAKKSTPIKAYIEGDLSNCDFKNIEKFNSGNLYILFGESEEILTIIEKNKEKIKNCRIEQDRRKSAIPLLDMLKINARIEPGAIIRDKVVIGDNAVIMMGAVINIGAEIGEGTMVDMNAVVGARGKLGKNVHLGAGAVVAGVLEPPSSDPCTIEDNVLIGANAVILEGIKIGKGSVVAAGSIVTTDVPENVVVAGAPAKIIKEVDVKTKDKTKLLDDLRK